One genomic window of Rhizomicrobium sp. includes the following:
- a CDS encoding peptidoglycan DD-metalloendopeptidase family protein: MDRTLSMRLNRMRRSLNAATSALATTDGRWALVSTTITGLVAGSMAWLAASALPPLHVKTQQASTTFLPYRLFSDLVQAGNNLVAGHPARQAAPPPAHLDDSLADEDAGDNGAPAPETRTLTLDSGDTLVGALEDAGVPKDDANAAVLALAKIYDLRDARAGQTFTTTFEAVAQPPAPPAAKPKPATAVVNVNGKPVTVAGSNATDDDSSGQDDVTPVTTPAGRLLSLAFSPSVEHDITVARQADNSFAAQDTVKELTAHTHRAGATIDSSLYLSATQAGIPTDVTVAMIKLFSYKVDFQRDLRPGDTFEVYYSYYYTPDGLPAREGNIDYAMMHTGGHQYAVYRYQPDPNQPAEYFDAHGESLKGMLMKTPVDGARISSGFGMRFHPVLGYTRMHKGIDFAVPVGTPVMASGSGVVKIAGRSSGYGNYMRVDMGNGYGFAYGHLSRFAPGIHPGSHVHQGEIVAYSGNTGLSTGPHLHYETLVHNAQVNPLTLKIAQGRVLSGHDLRDFLFGKLHTDAVLAATPLESKVADNATELRQAKAR; this comes from the coding sequence GTGGACCGCACTTTGTCGATGCGCCTCAATCGCATGCGCCGCTCGCTGAACGCGGCGACGTCCGCGCTCGCGACCACCGATGGCCGCTGGGCGCTGGTCTCGACCACGATCACCGGCCTCGTCGCCGGATCGATGGCGTGGCTGGCGGCGAGCGCGCTGCCGCCGCTGCATGTCAAAACGCAGCAGGCCTCCACCACGTTCCTGCCCTATCGGCTGTTCTCCGACCTGGTGCAGGCCGGGAACAATCTCGTTGCGGGACATCCCGCGCGCCAGGCCGCGCCGCCGCCGGCGCATCTCGACGATTCGCTCGCCGACGAAGACGCCGGCGACAACGGCGCGCCGGCGCCGGAGACCCGCACGCTGACGCTGGATTCCGGCGACACGCTGGTCGGCGCGCTCGAAGACGCCGGCGTTCCCAAGGACGACGCCAATGCCGCCGTGCTGGCGCTCGCCAAGATCTACGATTTGCGCGATGCGCGCGCCGGCCAGACCTTCACCACGACGTTCGAGGCGGTGGCCCAGCCGCCGGCCCCGCCCGCCGCCAAGCCGAAGCCGGCCACCGCGGTCGTGAACGTCAACGGCAAGCCGGTCACGGTCGCGGGCAGCAACGCGACCGACGACGACAGTTCGGGCCAGGACGACGTCACGCCGGTGACGACGCCGGCCGGGCGGCTGCTGTCGCTCGCGTTCTCGCCTTCGGTGGAGCACGACATCACCGTGGCGCGCCAGGCCGACAACAGTTTCGCGGCGCAGGACACCGTCAAGGAGCTCACCGCGCACACCCATCGCGCGGGCGCGACGATCGATTCTTCGCTCTATCTGTCGGCGACCCAGGCCGGCATTCCGACCGACGTCACGGTCGCGATGATCAAGCTGTTCTCCTACAAGGTCGACTTCCAGCGCGACCTTCGGCCGGGCGACACGTTCGAGGTCTATTACAGCTATTACTACACGCCCGACGGACTGCCGGCGCGCGAAGGCAATATCGACTACGCGATGATGCACACCGGCGGGCATCAATACGCGGTCTATCGCTACCAGCCCGATCCGAACCAGCCGGCGGAATATTTCGACGCCCATGGCGAGAGCCTCAAGGGCATGCTGATGAAGACGCCGGTCGACGGCGCGCGCATCTCCTCGGGCTTCGGCATGCGGTTCCATCCGGTGCTCGGCTATACGCGCATGCACAAGGGCATCGATTTCGCGGTGCCGGTGGGCACGCCGGTGATGGCCTCGGGCTCGGGCGTCGTGAAGATCGCGGGCCGCAGCAGTGGCTACGGCAACTACATGCGCGTCGACATGGGCAACGGCTATGGCTTCGCCTATGGCCACCTGTCGCGCTTCGCGCCGGGCATCCATCCCGGCAGCCATGTGCATCAGGGCGAGATCGTCGCCTATAGCGGCAACACCGGCCTGTCGACCGGGCCGCATCTGCACTACGAGACCCTGGTCCATAATGCGCAGGTCAATCCGCTGACTCTCAAGATCGCGCAGGGACGGGTTCTGTCGGGCCATGACCTGCGCGACTTCCTGTTCGGCAAGCTGCACACCGACGCGGTGCTCGCCGCCACGCCGCTGGAGAGCAAGGTCGCCGACAACGCCACCGAGCTGCGCCAGGCCAAGGCGCGTTAA
- a CDS encoding PadR family transcriptional regulator, with the protein MTEESQYTRKFRKELMAGLSSLVLLAVLARAGREMYGYEIAKAVKAEGEGGLIFKQGAIYPVLRSLNATGLLHSRVEASAFGPPRRYYDITDDGRKALAEWQFAWRDMREFVDDALQAGATPGATPDGHAGAAA; encoded by the coding sequence GTGACCGAAGAATCCCAATACACGCGCAAATTCCGTAAAGAACTGATGGCCGGGCTTTCCTCGCTCGTCCTGCTGGCGGTGCTCGCCCGCGCGGGACGTGAAATGTACGGATACGAAATCGCCAAGGCCGTGAAGGCCGAAGGCGAAGGCGGTCTCATCTTCAAACAGGGCGCGATCTATCCCGTGCTCCGCTCGCTCAACGCCACCGGCCTGCTGCACAGCCGGGTCGAGGCGAGCGCCTTCGGGCCGCCGCGCCGCTACTACGACATCACCGACGACGGCCGCAAAGCCCTCGCCGAATGGCAGTTCGCCTGGCGCGACATGCGCGAATTCGTCGACGATGCCCTGCAGGCCGGCGCAACCCCTGGAGCGACCCCCGATGGTCATGCCGGCGCCGCCGCCTGA
- a CDS encoding dihydrofolate reductase family protein produces the protein MSKLRVAAFSLSADGFGAGPDQSLDAPLGRGGEQLHQWFFPTRTFQRMHGGRDEGETGIDDDFAARSFDNVGAWILGRNMFGPVRGPWPDDAWKGWWGPNPPYHMPVFVLTHHPRPPLEMEGGTVFHFVTDGTAAALARARAAAAGQDVRVGGGVATVRAYLTAGVIDELHLAVSPVLLGAGEPLMSGIDLPALGYRIDEHVRSERATHLIVRRH, from the coding sequence ATGTCCAAGCTTCGCGTGGCGGCTTTCTCCCTCTCGGCGGACGGCTTTGGCGCCGGTCCCGACCAGAGCCTCGACGCGCCGCTCGGCCGGGGCGGCGAGCAGCTGCACCAATGGTTCTTCCCGACCCGCACCTTTCAGCGGATGCACGGCGGACGCGACGAGGGCGAGACCGGCATCGACGACGACTTCGCCGCGCGCAGCTTCGACAATGTCGGCGCCTGGATCCTCGGGCGCAACATGTTCGGTCCGGTGCGCGGCCCATGGCCCGACGACGCCTGGAAGGGCTGGTGGGGTCCCAATCCGCCCTACCACATGCCGGTCTTCGTCCTCACCCATCATCCGCGCCCGCCGCTCGAGATGGAGGGCGGAACGGTCTTCCACTTCGTCACCGACGGGACCGCGGCGGCCCTCGCCCGGGCGCGCGCGGCGGCGGCCGGCCAGGACGTGCGGGTCGGAGGCGGGGTCGCCACCGTGCGCGCCTATCTGACAGCGGGAGTGATCGACGAACTGCATCTCGCGGTCTCGCCGGTGCTGCTGGGCGCGGGCGAACCTCTGATGTCGGGGATCGACCTGCCGGCGCTGGGCTACCGGATCGACGAGCACGTGCGGTCGGAGCGGGCGACGCATCTGATCGTGCGGCGGCATTAG
- a CDS encoding XamI family restriction endonuclease codes for MKAPPRWDHTRLATEAAAARKIFRQERLEEPAAKWRAAFDRYQANFAMLLNEHGAINLGKAVASRIAGIFGAKLGDELRYMAGPPISADDLAVLADTTLATSVLRRDPDAAKRVVDIILQAFDPYRFPWLAQGREPTNAERMAAILASAAMLTRQRVQTDRANQGKKCAGSCAQDLPCRYRLCRNSGAADT; via the coding sequence ATGAAGGCACCTCCCCGTTGGGATCACACGCGACTTGCCACTGAAGCGGCAGCCGCCAGAAAGATATTCCGACAGGAACGTCTTGAAGAGCCGGCAGCCAAGTGGAGAGCGGCATTTGATCGATACCAGGCCAATTTCGCGATGCTGTTGAACGAGCATGGCGCGATCAATCTGGGGAAAGCTGTCGCCAGCAGAATTGCCGGCATTTTTGGCGCCAAGCTTGGCGACGAATTGCGATACATGGCCGGCCCGCCGATTTCTGCTGACGACCTCGCCGTGTTGGCCGACACCACGCTTGCGACGAGCGTGCTGAGGCGCGATCCTGACGCTGCGAAGCGCGTGGTCGACATCATACTTCAAGCCTTCGATCCCTATCGCTTCCCGTGGCTTGCCCAAGGACGTGAGCCGACCAACGCCGAGCGGATGGCTGCCATCCTTGCGTCGGCGGCAATGCTCACCAGACAGCGCGTTCAGACCGACCGGGCCAATCAAGGAAAAAAATGCGCAGGAAGCTGCGCTCAAGACCTTCCTTGTCGGTATCGGCTTTGCCGAAATTCCGGCGCGGCCGATACCTAA
- a CDS encoding arylamine N-acetyltransferase, translating to MNIDAYLARIGLDHRPPPTLAGRTEVHRAHMLAVPYENLDVQLGRPVTIARPAIYEKIVNRRRGGWCYEMNGILGWALGELGFRATRATGAVMREAAGAAVEANHLVLKVELEEGTYLADVGFGDGPLEPIRVVPGDFASNGYVFNLSRADGAWWRMRSHPNGAAPSFDFHLDPADETRLAARCAELQTAPDSHFVLNLFCFAHRPGGTVRLLRGRVLRTITPAGYTDRVLENADDLVATLREDFRLDVPETATLWPKIVARHEQVLGQEAAAP from the coding sequence ATGAACATCGACGCCTATCTCGCCCGCATCGGGCTCGACCATCGCCCACCGCCGACGCTGGCGGGGCGGACCGAGGTCCATCGCGCCCACATGCTGGCCGTCCCGTACGAGAATCTCGACGTCCAGCTCGGCCGGCCCGTCACCATCGCGCGGCCGGCGATCTACGAGAAGATCGTGAACCGCCGCCGCGGCGGCTGGTGCTACGAGATGAACGGCATTCTCGGCTGGGCGCTCGGCGAACTCGGCTTCCGCGCGACGCGCGCCACCGGCGCGGTGATGCGCGAAGCCGCCGGCGCGGCGGTGGAGGCCAATCACCTGGTGCTCAAGGTCGAACTGGAGGAGGGGACATATCTCGCCGATGTCGGCTTCGGCGACGGGCCGCTCGAACCGATCCGCGTCGTGCCGGGCGACTTCGCCTCGAATGGCTATGTCTTCAACTTGTCGCGCGCCGACGGCGCGTGGTGGCGGATGCGCAGCCACCCGAACGGCGCCGCGCCGAGTTTCGATTTCCACCTCGATCCCGCCGACGAGACGCGCCTCGCCGCCCGCTGCGCCGAGCTTCAGACCGCGCCGGACTCGCACTTCGTGCTGAACCTGTTCTGCTTCGCGCACAGGCCGGGCGGCACGGTACGGCTGCTCCGCGGCCGCGTCCTGCGCACGATCACGCCGGCGGGCTACACCGACCGCGTGCTCGAAAACGCCGACGATCTCGTCGCCACCCTGCGCGAGGATTTCAGGCTAGATGTACCGGAGACCGCGACGCTGTGGCCCAAGATCGTCGCGCGGCACGAGCAGGTCCTGGGGCAGGAGGCCGCCGCGCCATGA
- a CDS encoding RebB family R body protein: MADNTLVNGQITDAVTQANLTTLGSGSAVAAGSLFQVSSQSFGLMMQNAVAAQQQLNIAAQAVTTQGVAVLYAAGAASVAKLGQSDVPDNMLALLAALRAATPASQA, translated from the coding sequence ATGGCTGACAACACGCTCGTCAACGGCCAGATCACCGACGCCGTCACCCAGGCCAATCTCACCACGCTCGGCAGCGGCTCGGCGGTTGCCGCCGGCAGCCTGTTCCAGGTCTCGTCGCAATCCTTCGGCCTCATGATGCAGAACGCCGTCGCCGCGCAGCAGCAGCTCAACATCGCGGCGCAGGCGGTCACGACGCAGGGCGTCGCGGTGCTGTACGCGGCGGGCGCCGCCTCGGTCGCGAAGCTCGGCCAGTCGGACGTGCCGGACAACATGCTCGCGCTGCTTGCCGCGCTTCGGGCCGCCACGCCCGCTTCGCAGGCCTGA
- a CDS encoding transglutaminase family protein, with translation MTVLSVRHLTRYRYARPVAFGEHRMMFRPRESFDQHVLESVLRITPKPSSIRYIHDAFGNTIGIARFESKARELTFESINRLELLPEHALDTPDDREGAHAYPFVYDAVDEPDLAPSKTPIHPDPDGVLAAWSRRFLEGLTKVDAPHALAAMTLAIHDELKYEARHTGPPRTPLETLALGRGTCRDFAVLMMEAARSLGLATRFVSGYLYVPEREDRPAHRGGGNTHAWVRVFLPSGGWAEFDPTNGLVGNRDLIRVAVVRDPVQAVPLSGVWDGEADDYLGMDVEVDVVADDPGDRRRVVRMR, from the coding sequence GTGACCGTTCTGAGCGTGCGTCATCTTACGCGCTACCGTTACGCGCGCCCCGTCGCGTTCGGCGAGCATCGCATGATGTTCCGGCCGCGCGAGAGCTTCGACCAGCATGTGCTGGAATCGGTGCTGCGCATCACGCCCAAGCCGTCCTCCATCCGCTACATCCACGACGCGTTCGGCAACACGATCGGCATCGCGCGGTTCGAATCCAAGGCGCGGGAGCTGACCTTCGAGAGCATCAACCGGCTCGAACTCCTGCCCGAACACGCGCTCGACACGCCGGACGACCGCGAGGGCGCCCACGCCTATCCCTTCGTCTACGACGCGGTGGACGAGCCGGATTTGGCGCCGTCCAAGACCCCGATCCATCCCGATCCCGACGGCGTGCTCGCCGCGTGGTCGCGCCGGTTCCTGGAGGGCCTCACCAAGGTCGACGCGCCGCATGCCCTCGCCGCCATGACGCTGGCGATCCATGACGAGCTCAAATACGAGGCGCGCCACACCGGGCCGCCGCGCACGCCGCTGGAGACGCTGGCGCTGGGGCGCGGAACCTGCCGCGACTTCGCGGTCCTGATGATGGAGGCGGCGCGCTCGCTCGGCCTCGCCACGCGGTTCGTATCGGGCTATCTCTATGTGCCCGAGCGCGAGGACAGGCCGGCGCACCGGGGCGGCGGGAACACCCATGCCTGGGTGCGCGTATTCCTTCCGAGCGGCGGCTGGGCCGAATTCGATCCGACCAACGGCCTTGTCGGCAATCGCGACCTGATCCGCGTCGCGGTGGTGCGCGATCCGGTGCAGGCCGTGCCGCTGTCGGGGGTGTGGGACGGCGAGGCCGACGATTATCTCGGCATGGATGTCGAGGTCGACGTCGTGGCCGACGATCCCGGCGACCGCAGGCGCGTGGTGCGCATGCGTTGA
- a CDS encoding sensor domain-containing protein — MVMPAPPPETVNAYLVQLRRALKGAPAGLIADALADCEDHLNSEIAQNPDLTETQILAGVIRTYGTPAEIAEEYRDMEHTISTPFPQPESQGADRRFGFFNVVSDPRTYGALLYMLLSLATGIFYFTWAVTGIALSFGLFILIIGIPFALMFVASIRVLAHVEGRIVEALLGVRMPRRLPAGPAADEGIWTKVREALSDIRTWSSLFYMLLMLPLGVCYFVIALLGLVIPLGFVGGALHALITGESHFQMSNAPYLEHFLHTAPGLLVAALVGVLVFFVALHVARAVGWVHGKIAEALLVRL; from the coding sequence ATGGTCATGCCGGCGCCGCCGCCTGAGACCGTCAACGCGTATCTGGTCCAGCTCCGGCGCGCGCTCAAGGGCGCGCCGGCCGGCCTGATCGCCGACGCGCTCGCCGACTGCGAGGACCATCTCAACAGCGAGATCGCGCAAAATCCCGATTTGACCGAAACCCAGATCCTTGCCGGCGTGATCAGGACCTATGGCACGCCGGCGGAGATCGCCGAGGAGTATCGAGACATGGAACACACCATCTCAACCCCGTTCCCGCAGCCCGAATCCCAGGGCGCGGACCGCCGCTTCGGCTTCTTCAACGTGGTGTCCGATCCGCGCACCTATGGCGCCCTGCTCTACATGCTGCTGTCGCTGGCGACCGGCATCTTCTATTTCACCTGGGCGGTGACGGGCATCGCGCTGTCCTTCGGCCTTTTCATTCTCATCATCGGCATTCCCTTCGCGCTGATGTTCGTCGCCTCGATCCGCGTGCTCGCCCATGTCGAGGGCCGCATCGTCGAGGCCCTGCTCGGCGTGCGCATGCCGCGCCGCCTGCCCGCCGGCCCCGCCGCCGACGAAGGCATCTGGACCAAGGTGCGGGAAGCCCTCAGCGACATCCGCACCTGGTCGTCGCTGTTCTACATGCTGCTGATGCTGCCGCTCGGCGTGTGCTATTTCGTGATCGCGCTGCTCGGCCTCGTCATCCCGCTCGGCTTCGTCGGCGGCGCGCTCCATGCGCTCATCACCGGCGAATCGCATTTCCAGATGAGCAATGCGCCTTATCTCGAGCACTTCCTGCACACCGCCCCGGGCCTTCTGGTGGCCGCGCTGGTCGGCGTGCTGGTGTTCTTCGTCGCGCTGCACGTCGCCCGCGCCGTGGGCTGGGTGCACGGCAAGATCGCCGAGGCTCTTCTCGTCCGGCTCTGA
- a CDS encoding RebB family R body protein, which produces MAEPTLVNGQITDAVTQANVKVLGDAPAMAMGSLYQALAHSTGILFENAAAAQQQLAITAQAATTQGVMQIYSVDTAAAAAAVADDLKPDSPADK; this is translated from the coding sequence ATGGCAGAACCGACACTCGTCAACGGCCAGATCACCGATGCCGTCACCCAGGCCAATGTGAAGGTCTTGGGCGACGCGCCCGCCATGGCGATGGGCTCGCTCTATCAGGCGCTGGCGCATTCGACCGGCATCCTGTTCGAGAACGCGGCCGCGGCGCAGCAGCAGCTCGCCATCACGGCCCAGGCGGCCACGACCCAGGGCGTGATGCAGATCTATTCCGTCGACACCGCGGCGGCCGCCGCGGCCGTCGCCGACGACCTCAAACCCGACAGCCCGGCGGATAAGTGA
- a CDS encoding alpha/beta hydrolase-fold protein, which produces MAAAESDLVIGPDYAPAPETRVAAGVPVGAVTAFTLYSGDSKFYPGIARIENAITRRRDPYGNRIAAAAHEQSMPLPYTRTVWVYVPRQYERGSAAPFLVAQDGYGYMKVLPRVLDNLVAQKRIPALVAVFVDSGGGDAQGSERGLEYDTVSGRYSDFIEAEVLPRVVAETGVTLTSDPNGRATMGASSGAAAAFTMAWFHPERYGKVLSYSGTFVNQQSPPDPATPRGAWEYHDHLIAQAAKKPIRIWMAVGEKDLHFDDPEETWHNWPLANARMAAALKAKGYDYRYVLAKGAGHVDPRVTEATLPGALEWLWRGYR; this is translated from the coding sequence ATGGCGGCGGCCGAGAGCGATCTCGTCATCGGGCCCGACTACGCGCCGGCGCCGGAGACGCGCGTCGCGGCGGGCGTGCCGGTCGGGGCGGTGACGGCGTTCACGCTGTATTCCGGCGACAGCAAATTCTATCCCGGCATCGCGCGGATCGAGAACGCGATCACCAGGCGGCGCGATCCTTACGGCAACCGCATCGCGGCGGCGGCGCACGAGCAGTCGATGCCCCTGCCCTATACGCGCACCGTGTGGGTCTATGTGCCCCGGCAATACGAGCGCGGGAGCGCGGCGCCGTTCCTGGTGGCGCAGGACGGCTATGGCTATATGAAAGTGCTGCCGCGCGTGCTCGACAATCTGGTCGCGCAAAAGCGGATTCCGGCGCTGGTCGCGGTGTTCGTCGACAGCGGCGGCGGCGACGCGCAGGGCTCGGAACGCGGGCTGGAATACGACACGGTGTCGGGACGCTATAGCGATTTCATCGAGGCCGAGGTGCTGCCGCGCGTGGTCGCGGAAACCGGCGTCACGCTGACAAGCGATCCGAACGGGCGGGCGACGATGGGCGCCAGCTCCGGCGCGGCGGCCGCCTTCACCATGGCGTGGTTCCATCCCGAGCGCTACGGCAAGGTGCTGTCCTATTCGGGCACCTTCGTGAACCAGCAATCGCCGCCCGATCCCGCGACGCCGCGCGGCGCGTGGGAGTATCACGACCATCTCATCGCGCAGGCGGCGAAGAAGCCGATCCGAATCTGGATGGCGGTCGGCGAGAAGGACCTGCATTTCGACGATCCGGAAGAGACCTGGCACAACTGGCCGCTGGCCAATGCGCGGATGGCGGCGGCGTTGAAGGCGAAGGGCTACGACTACCGCTATGTGCTGGCGAAGGGCGCGGGGCATGTCGATCCGCGCGTGACGGAAGCGACGCTGCCGGGCGCGCTGGAATGGCTGTGGCGGGGGTATCGGTAA
- a CDS encoding transglutaminase family protein, with protein MLIRCGYDIAFECTGQTPLLLMLHVRSERIGDLLAPENFAVDRGVRFRTYHDVFGNLCTRMVVPPGITHLTNDFVIRDSGLPDRVPFGARQAEIDDLPDELLIYLLGSRYCDTDKLADFAWARFGQVEPGWSRVKAITDFTHDRITFSYQQARADRTAHDAFVEGIGVCRDYAHLAITLCRCMNIPARYCTGYLGDIGVPPDPSPMDFSAWFDVYLGGQWHTWDARHNKPRIGRILMARGRDAADVALSTAFGKADLVKFDVVTKEIADA; from the coding sequence TTGCTGATCCGGTGCGGCTACGACATCGCCTTCGAATGCACCGGGCAGACCCCCCTGCTCCTGATGCTCCATGTGCGGTCCGAGCGGATCGGCGATCTGCTGGCGCCGGAGAATTTCGCGGTCGACCGCGGCGTGCGCTTCCGCACCTATCACGACGTGTTCGGCAATCTGTGCACGCGGATGGTGGTGCCGCCGGGCATCACGCATCTCACCAACGACTTCGTGATCCGCGACAGCGGCCTGCCGGACCGCGTGCCGTTCGGCGCGCGACAGGCTGAGATCGACGATTTGCCGGACGAGCTGCTGATCTACCTGCTCGGCAGCCGCTATTGCGACACCGACAAGCTGGCCGACTTCGCCTGGGCGCGGTTCGGCCAGGTCGAGCCGGGATGGTCGCGGGTGAAGGCGATCACCGACTTCACGCATGACCGCATCACCTTCAGCTACCAGCAGGCGCGCGCGGACCGGACGGCGCATGACGCCTTCGTGGAAGGGATCGGCGTGTGCCGGGACTACGCGCATCTGGCGATCACGCTGTGCCGCTGCATGAACATCCCGGCGCGCTATTGCACCGGCTATCTCGGCGATATCGGCGTGCCGCCCGATCCCTCGCCGATGGATTTCAGCGCCTGGTTCGACGTCTATCTCGGCGGCCAATGGCACACCTGGGACGCGCGCCACAACAAGCCGCGCATCGGCCGCATCCTGATGGCGCGCGGACGCGACGCGGCCGACGTGGCGCTGTCGACGGCGTTCGGCAAGGCCGACCTGGTGAAGTTCGACGTGGTTACGAAAGAAATCGCGGACGCTTGA
- a CDS encoding RebB family R body protein, with the protein MSGSGDAAGPQTTLNQQMLDALTQLRAIGGEVGEVAGASLAQVIAQSAGLAMLNAVSAQQNAQVVATATTLATVTRILAGRPSNDTQETPA; encoded by the coding sequence GTGTCGGGGTCCGGCGACGCGGCGGGGCCGCAGACGACGCTCAACCAGCAGATGCTGGACGCGCTGACCCAGCTTCGGGCGATCGGCGGCGAGGTCGGCGAGGTCGCCGGTGCCTCGCTGGCGCAGGTGATCGCGCAAAGCGCCGGTCTCGCCATGCTGAACGCCGTCAGCGCGCAGCAGAACGCCCAGGTCGTCGCGACGGCGACGACGCTCGCGACGGTCACCCGCATCCTGGCCGGGCGTCCGTCGAACGACACGCAAGAGACGCCGGCGTGA